The sequence TAAGTTTGGGAGTGAAAGTGGAAACAGGGCCTTTGAAACGCAGCCTGGCCTAAATAGCACCACATTTTTTAGACTTTTCCTCCTCGTCGCACATTCTTCATGGTGTGGAGGCCAGGCAGCCCGCAGGGTCCCCGCCGGCGAGCCCTCCTTGGCCTCgggtttcccctcccccaccgctgAGGCCCTCGGCCAAGGGCCGGGCATCTGGGAGAACTTTGAAACTGTTCCTCATCCCCTTTGGCAGCCTGCGCCAAGCACCAAAACGCTCCAGCTAACACCAGCGCAATCATCGCTAACGTGAAACAGCTGCCTGAAGCCCGGTGGGGCCGGCAGACTGCTCCTCACCCCTACCAGCTCAGCTGTGAGACGTGGGGAGAGGGGGTGCGAGTATTGGTTGATAGAGCCCAGCTGCCGTAGATAAAACAAACTTGCTAAATCTCTTACCTACTTTGGAAAAAGTATCTGAActgtgagtgggtgggtgggtagagggaggaggatgaagaaaaaacatgaatTGATTTATGAAcctgctttttacatttttaaagtgattgTAGGAAAAGACGCACTAAGGTTTTTTTGTTCAACTATGTTGGGAATCAGCAAACTgctaggtttttttcctttttttctagagACCTGGGTTGCATTTGCTTTCTGGCCTCTCAGTCGTCACAGGCGCTGTCTTTTGCATAAATAACATGTGCGCTCTCACTCCCAGAGGAAGCTGTCCTCATAAACAAACGTTACCCAGATATAAGTTTAACCTGCTTAAtcttctgtcccttttcctcctcctctcggGGCAAGGACACAACCAGGCTTTCCAAAGTCCAGGCCAATCCCATGCCTAAccagtccccctgcccccacctccagtctaggacttccaggacctgcagcccacagccaggcaagcccctcttcccttccccaccctagCAGTTCTATTCTCCAGCCgtcccagaaaaaataaaaaaataaaaaaataaatcggACCTTCAGCTGCCACTGCAGACACGTGATTCACTTGGTGACTCACAGGCGAGCCACACCCCTTCGGGCCTCTCAGCCAGGCCTTGCCAACAGCCAACACTGAGATGCATCTTATTACCAAGGGGAACAGCTAACTAGTGCCCTTGACAGTCCAAATAATTACTTTTCAGCTGAAGAGCTTACTATAAAATATGGAGGGGCAGGCTCTGCCAGCTCTCCCAATCATAGCCCCCAACCCAAGACCTGGGCCAGGTCTGATAAAATGAGAAGCTTGATAttccctgaaaaataaaaaaaaatgctatttgatacatgcataatttttttcccaaaatttttatTGGGGGAAACTACAAAACATTTACAGTACAATGTTTACAGTCACAATTTGTAGTGAACTGATTCCCCAAAATATATTACAACTCAAGTTGACTTATCTTGTTACATTCAAATATACTTCTGTTAAAGTAGTCCCgagtacatacatacatacatagtgCTCCAACTGTACCTACGTACATACAAACTAAAACTACTGCTCATTCATCCACCGTTCAGGGAAGCATTCCCGCCTTTctacatggggaaaaaaaaaatgtatacaagtTTTGGAATTTTTTGTAATTAAACAAGGCATATTCATGTAAGACATACTATTATTTAGCACTAAGAGGTGACCTCTTCACTTTTATCTATataaaaaaaagtggtaaaaatctTCTCCTTTTGTGTCAGTTGAACCCATCCTACATTCAAATTCTCACAAGCAACTAATAGACAAATACTTATTTGGTTGAGGAAGTTTTAAGGCTGGTTCTGGCCCTTCCAAGGCACTGGTGAGAGACTACCCCCCATTATTGCTACATGTTTGTAGAAGCCAGTATGTCACAGTAGATCTGGTGGAATAAGCAAACAGAAACACTTCTTCCTAATTTATAAAGTTGGAATGAGAAGAAGCCTGATTGCAAGGTGTGTGGTCGCTTTTCTTTAAAGTTGGATGGGCTGCAACCATTATACATTCTAAGAAAACACTTGAGATATTCCTTAAGCTACTTCCACAGCATGAAGATAGATTTCTGTAAAGAAATCAGGCAATCTTTCAAAATTTACGTaaacaaggaaagaaattaatgaaataaatattacaatctcttaaattaagattttttttactcatttacaataaaataaccATGTGAAGTTACAAAAGGCATATATTACTGTGAAAGAACATACACTCCACATTTTGCCGATTAATAATGGCAATCATaatttaacataataaaagaatatatatctaTTGCTTTTCATCATACTTGATAAATACAGTATGAACAAAATTTTCAATGTATACTTTTCACAAgataataaataagttaaataggTTTTTTTCATATTGAGTTGTGGTGCAGTGGTGCGAATCAACTCAAAAACAGCTAAAAATTCAGCAGTTTTCACCAACAATGACAAACTAAGGTCTGCCCAAGGCTTCCAGAGAGAGCAGACAACATGGTTCTAATTAAACACCCACTAAGTGGGGGCAACGAAACCAGTAACCCAGTAGGAAACTTTGGATGCAAGGTTTTTCCAGACACATGGAACTccgggaaaaacaaaaacaaaccaaaacaacaaacctATGGAACCTACTATCAAGGCATATTCTTGGCAGaatattcaattttaaaagcTTCTAGGGTTCAGCAAGGTGGTGGTTTGGCTGGTGTGTTTACACTGGTTTGAGACAAACGACAATAAGGAACCTCTTTCAAGATAAGAGTTCCCACATCTGGACTGTAACTAATGCTTTCAAGTGAAGATACGGAATGGTGGTCGGTAGCTGCTGGTGCTGGGCTGATTTTTCCTAAAGTCCCAAACTCATGAGATCTAAATAAGTTTagaaagtttgtgttttttttgttctattcgcATCACAACTGCCAGTTGTGAATATTTTGTTCATCAATACAAAAAGTtcgttggcttttttttttgctcaacaAGAATCAAACTtcgtaataataataaaaataataataaaaaacaaaacaagaggaAACCgaaaggggaggggcagggcccctCCTGGCACACAAGTTCGAGTCCAAGTGCTCGGTCCAGCCTGCAGTCTGCTTGTGGCCTTTATCACCTCCCCAACTCCCTAGTATCACAGGCGAGATGGCAGGGACACCCTCCAACACCCCCAGAATCggtcttcccttcctcctctcactGGCGCCCTCTTGCCTCAGTCATCGGAGATGGAGAGGCGGCTGAAGATGGGCAGGCGGCGGCTGGGTCGAGGCTGGGGGACTCGGAGCCGCTGAGGCTGCCAGAGCTTAGAGAGCCACTCAAGTAGCTGTCGCGGTCAGACAGCGAGTCAGGAGGGCTAGGGGGCGCGTCAAACACGGGTGACTCGGACAGACGGCATGGCAGCTGGTAGTTGAAGGGTGGTGAGGGTGGCCCGGCGGCACTGGCAGGGAGGGGTGCGCCGGGTGCCGCTGGGGGGCTGCGCGGAGGGCAccaggccctgctgctgctggttgCGGTAGTAGGCGGCAGCAGCCACCGCGGTGAAGTTGTGGGTCTGGATGGCGAGTGGTGTGATGAGGCTGCTCAGCTCCGGACCGAAGGCGAAAGCGTTGTTGGCACACGAGGCAGACGAGCAGGCAGTGCATGGAGCACCAGGTGCCAGCAGGTCTTCTGTGCCCCCCGTGCCATACAGGatggcggctgctgctgctgctgctgcagctgcagctgaggCACAACACGTCGGGGCGCCAGAGGGCGTGGAGGCCACTGAGGCAGATGAGCAGGATGAAGCTGATGAGGAGCAGGACGAGGCCGAGGAGCAGGAGGGTGGTGGCGGCGTTCGAGATGTAGGGCTGTCGAGTAGCAGCGGCGACTCCAGGCCCCCAGGGGGCTGGTGGTGGCCTGATGGGAAGCCTGAGAAGCTGAGGCTGTGGTGCAGCTTGGGCCGCGGCTCCCGAGGGAAGCCCAGGTGCAGCGCATCGCGCGCACTAAAAGTGCGCAGGTCCCCGGAGGCGCCCCCCGACGGCGAGGGCCTCCGCTCATCCGCGTTGTGGATGAAGTGGCAGCGTGGCCCATAGGGGCAGAAACCGATGGTGTGGAAGGTGCGGCACAGCTCTGTCTTGTACTTGGGGTGGCGGGTCAGACTGCGCAGCTCGTGGAAACCGTGTGCGAACTGGCACTTCTCGCCGTACTTGCACGTGCCACTCTCCTCAAAGGGCCGGCACAGCTCAGTTTTGTAGCGAGTCGAGTTGATCTGGGAGCCGCCGCcccccttctgctgctgctgcaggtgcaGGAGGTGCTGGCTGCGCTCGCTGTTCTCGCTGAAAGAGCGGTCCCGGAATTTGTTCTCCTTGTTCAGCAGGGCCGTGCCGCCGCCCCCCGACGGCTCCTTGAGGGTGCCGTAGGAGGCCGGGCTACCGGTCGCTGCATTGCCGTTAGGCGCGCCCGGGAACTTGGGCGAGCAGCTGCCAGGGCTAGGCGCAGGGTGGGCGAGCGCGTGCAAGTTGCTGGCCGAGTGCCGTCGGAGGAAGCCCGGGGTAAAGCCCGAGCTTGGGGCGGCGGCCACGGGCGTCCCCACTGCCTTCTTGTCCAGCATGTTGTTCAGATTGAGGTTGGCCAGGGATTTCTCTGTCTGCTAAAAGGAGGGGGGCGGAGAAGGGatgaaaaagagcaaaggagAGAAGAGTTGGGGCAAGTTGCAGAATAACTGCcagtcttctgatttttttttttttttttgcggatTTCGActcgctccccgccccccctcttCGCCCATATACGcgaaaagaaaaatcaagttcGCGTTGGTAGGAGCCGGACTCCCACTCCAGGCCGCGCTGGGTTTCGACACGTGATCCTCAGCCCGTGGGCCGCCGGCTGGGGCTGCGCAAACTCTGTCCGGGAAGCCCCGGGTAGCGTGGCCGCGGTCGGCCGGTTAGAAACTAAACAGCTTCAGCCGCTCcctccagcccttcctccctccctgcttctccccgcCACAAGACACAAGCAACAACCTCTACAAACTCGGGGATTTTTCCCCACCCCAAAAGTCAAGGTGGAGAGGGGTCCCCCAAAAGCTGAGGGCAGAAGGCAAAGTCTGAAAACTCGAAGGGCTTCCTGCttgcctgccttctctctccttgCTCCCCCGCGTACCTTGCACAAGAAGTCGATATCGTAGAAGGCGGACAGAAGTGTGGTCGACATGTTTCTGGATTCTGTAATGGTCGCAGTTGCAGGCAGGGAGGTCCGAAGGAACCCTCGGGGCGGCGCGGCCGAGCTCGAGCCACGACGAATAACGGGAGAGGGGCGGGGAAGGACCGAAAGTTGGCTAGGGACGAGAAAAGCGGGAGAGGGAAGCAGAGTGGACTGGTTTGAGGGGTGCCCAAGAGTATGGcgtgggggaaaaagaaagaaaagcaaagagcgCTTTTCCGCGCCTCGGGGTGCCCGGCCCGCCCCCCGCGCGGAGCCGACGGCAGATCGCAAACTGCTGGAACTCACTGGCCCGCGAGCTCGCGCACTATATAGAGCCCCGTAGCACGGCAGCCGCTGGGGCGTgccgggggaggggacagagctcTTACCCCGCTGAGGTCTCCAGGCAACGCCGCCCTCCGGCTCGCGGCTAGCGGACGTCAGACACCTCCCTGGCTTCCTATTGGCCGCCGCCAATTTTTTTCCTCTGCGGGAGGGGGCGAAGAGGCCTCGGGGCGGGGCAGGCTACCGCAGTGCCCCAGGCGTCTTGGAGAGCTCGGCCTAGAAGGGTGCTGTTGAGTGGCGGCGGGAAGATACGGCTCCCATTCTCCGGGGCT is a genomic window of Phyllostomus discolor isolate MPI-MPIP mPhyDis1 chromosome 6, mPhyDis1.pri.v3, whole genome shotgun sequence containing:
- the ZFP36L2 gene encoding LOW QUALITY PROTEIN: mRNA decay activator protein ZFP36L2 (The sequence of the model RefSeq protein was modified relative to this genomic sequence to represent the inferred CDS: inserted 1 base in 1 codon; deleted 1 base in 1 codon), translating into MSTTLLSAFYDIDFLCKTEKSLANLNLNNMLDKKAVGTPVAAAPSSGFTPGFLRRHSASNLHALAHPAPSPGSCSPKFPGAPNGNAATGSPASYGTLKEPSGGGGTALLNKENKFRDRSFSENSERSQHLLHLQQQQKGGGGSQINSTRYKTELCRPFEESGTCKYGEKCQFAHGFHELRSLTRHPKYKTELCRTFHTIGFCPYGPRCHFIHNADERRPSPSGGASGDLRTFSARDALHLGFPREPRPKLHHSLSFSGFPSGHHQPPGGLESPLLLDSPTSRTPPPPSCSSASSCSSSASSCSSASVASTPSGAPTCCASAAAAAAAAAAAILYGTGGTEDLLAPGAPCTACSSASCANNAFAFGPELSSLITPLAIQTHNFTAVAAAAYYRNQQQQGLVPSAQPPAAPGAPLPASAAGPPSPPFNYQLPCRLSESPVFDAPPSPPDSLSDRDSYLSGSLSSGSLSGSESPSLDPXRRLPIFSRLSISDD